The Papaver somniferum cultivar HN1 chromosome 3, ASM357369v1, whole genome shotgun sequence genome includes a region encoding these proteins:
- the LOC113361903 gene encoding flap endonuclease 1-like, whose translation MGIKGLTKLLADNAPKCMKEQKFESYFGRKIAIDASMSIYQFLIVVGRTGTEMLTNESGEVTSHLQGLFNRTIRLLEAGLKPVYVFDGKPPDLKKQELAKRYSKREDATEDLAAAIETGDKDDIEKFSKRTVKVTKQHNDDCKKLLRLMGVPVVEAPSEAEAECAALCKNQKVYAVASEDMDSLTFGAPKFLRHLMDPASRKIPVMEFDVAKILEELNLTMDLFIDLCILSGCDYCESIRGIGGQTALKLIRQHGSIEGIIENINKERYQIPESWPFEEARRLFKEPLVTANDQQPELKWSPPDEEGLVAFLVTENGFNSDRVTKAVEKIKAAKNKSSQGRLESFFKPVASDSVPLKRKDVPAKATKETAKKRNTGGGRKKK comes from the exons ATGGGTATCAAG ggTTTAACAAAGTTACTAGCAGATAATGCACCAAAATGCATGAAAGAACAGAAATTTGAGAGTTATTTTGGTCGTAAAATCGCCATTGATGCCAGCATGAGCATCTATCAGTTCCTT ATTGTGGTCGGAAGAACTGGGACCGAGATGCTTACAAATGAATCTGGCGAAGTAACCAG TCACTTGCAAGGACTATTTAATCGTACTATTCGGCTGTTGGAGGCTGGGTTGAAACCAGT TTATGTATTTGATGGCAAACCGCCAGACTTGAAGAAACAAGAGTTGGCTAAACG GTATTCAAAAAGGGAAGATGCCACTGAGGATTTGGCAGCAGCAATAGAA ACTGGAGACAAAGATGATATTGAAAAGTTCAGTAAACGTACAGTCAAG GTAACAAAACAACACAATGATGATTGCAAAAAACTTCTAAGGCTCATGGGAGTTCCCGTGGTTGAG GCTCCTTCAGAAGCAGAGGCAGAATGTGCTGCACTTTGCAAAAATCAAAAA GTGTATGCTGTGGCTTCTGAAGACATGGATTCACTTACTTTTGGAGCACCCAAATTTCTTCGCCATTTAATGGATCCAGCCTCAAGAAAGATACCAGTTATGGAATTTGATGTTGCAAAG ATCTTGGAGGAGTTAAACCTCACAATGGATCTATTTATCGATCTATGCATTCTTTCTGGTTGCGATTATTGTGAGAGTATTCGAG GAATTGGAGGACAAACTGCATTGAAACTTATACGCCAACACGGTTCTATAGAGGGTATAATTGAAAACATAAACAAAGAAAG GTACCAAATACCTGAGTCTTGGCCATTCGAGGAAGCTCGACGTCTTTTTAAAGAACCACTGGTCACAGCTAATGATCAGCAACCTGAACTTAAGTGGAGTCCACCAGATGAGGAG GGGCTCGTAGCCTTTCTGGTGACTGAAAATGGGTTCAACAGTGATCGAGTCACAAAG GCTGTAGAAAAAATCAAAGCAGCGAAGAACAAGTCATCTCAGGGGAG ATTGGAGTCATTTTTCAAGCCAGTGGCTAGCGACTCTGTTCCTCTTAAGCGGAAG GATGTTCCAGCTAAAGCTACAAAGGAGACTGCGAAGAAAAGAAACACTGGTGgtgggaggaagaagaaataA